In a single window of the Arthrobacter zhangbolii genome:
- a CDS encoding (Fe-S)-binding protein, with product MKIALFATCIVDAMYPSTARATVSILERLGHTVVFPAGQACCGQMHMNSGYFPEAVPVVRNHVEAFEAEDYDVAVAPSGSCVASVKHQHAMLARTIGDADLETRANAVGARTYELSALLTDVLGVTDAAAELGSWYPHRVTYHPSCHGMRLLRLGDRQADLLRTVEGLELEPLPQADQCCGFGGTFSMKNADVSSAMLADKNANIAATGAGLCTGGDASCLLHIGGGLSRQGSPISTLHFAEILASTRDNPAPAPDRIGSAAGISGKAGR from the coding sequence ATGAAGATTGCACTTTTCGCCACCTGCATAGTGGACGCGATGTACCCCTCCACGGCGCGCGCCACCGTGTCCATCCTCGAGCGGTTAGGCCACACCGTGGTGTTCCCCGCGGGACAGGCCTGCTGCGGCCAGATGCACATGAACTCCGGATATTTCCCGGAGGCCGTGCCGGTGGTCCGCAACCACGTGGAAGCCTTCGAAGCGGAGGATTACGACGTCGCCGTGGCACCTTCCGGCTCCTGCGTTGCCTCCGTGAAGCACCAGCACGCGATGCTGGCCCGCACCATTGGCGACGCAGACCTGGAAACCCGTGCCAACGCCGTCGGCGCCCGGACCTATGAGCTTTCCGCGCTGCTGACCGATGTCCTGGGCGTCACCGATGCCGCCGCGGAACTGGGCTCCTGGTATCCCCACCGGGTGACCTACCACCCCAGCTGCCACGGTATGCGGCTGCTGCGGCTGGGAGACCGGCAGGCGGACCTGTTGCGCACGGTGGAGGGCCTGGAACTGGAACCGCTGCCGCAGGCGGACCAGTGCTGCGGCTTCGGGGGAACCTTCTCGATGAAGAACGCCGATGTCTCCTCGGCCATGCTGGCGGACAAAAACGCCAACATCGCCGCCACCGGAGCCGGGCTGTGCACCGGGGGAGACGCATCCTGCCTGCTGCACATCGGCGGCGGACTCTCCCGGCAGGGCAGCCCCATCTCCACCCTGCATTTCGCCGAGATCCTCGCCAGTACGCGGGACAACCCGGCACCAGCACCGGACCGGATCGGCAGTGCCGCTGGCATCAGCGGAAAGGCCGGCCGATGA
- a CDS encoding aldo/keto reductase codes for MTDTTDTSPALSPTIDLLDLGTVHRLGFGAMRIVGPGVWGEPESRGTAVDVVRRAVELGVDFIDTADSYGPNISEEIIAEALYPYPDGVRIATKVGFVRTGPDVWVPVGRPEYLRQQTELSLRKLKVDSLDLLQLHRIDPKVDRDEQFAVLRDLQQEGKVKALGLSQVSVEDLEAAAKFFTVSTVQNRYNLTDRSSEDVLKYSEDNGIGFIPWAPISAGELAKQGGPVDEAAKRLGASTSQVALAWLLRRSPVMMPIPGTGSIAHLEDNLGAANISLDDATFAELDAAGAAAAADAK; via the coding sequence ATGACTGATACGACGGATACTTCACCCGCCCTGTCCCCCACCATCGACCTCTTGGACCTCGGCACCGTACACCGCCTGGGCTTCGGCGCCATGCGGATTGTGGGACCCGGTGTCTGGGGCGAGCCCGAAAGCCGCGGCACCGCCGTTGACGTGGTCCGCCGCGCCGTCGAGCTGGGCGTCGACTTCATCGACACCGCCGATTCCTACGGCCCGAACATCAGCGAAGAGATCATCGCCGAAGCGCTCTACCCCTACCCGGACGGCGTGCGCATCGCCACCAAGGTCGGCTTTGTCCGCACCGGACCGGATGTCTGGGTGCCGGTGGGCCGCCCGGAGTACCTGCGCCAGCAGACCGAACTGTCGCTGCGCAAGCTGAAGGTGGACTCCCTGGACCTGCTGCAGCTGCACCGCATCGACCCCAAGGTGGACCGCGACGAGCAGTTCGCCGTACTGCGCGACCTGCAGCAGGAGGGCAAGGTCAAGGCCCTCGGCCTGTCCCAGGTCTCCGTTGAAGACCTGGAGGCTGCCGCGAAGTTCTTCACCGTTTCCACGGTGCAGAACCGCTACAACCTCACCGACCGTTCCTCCGAGGACGTACTGAAGTACTCCGAGGACAACGGCATCGGCTTCATTCCGTGGGCACCGATTTCCGCCGGCGAACTGGCGAAGCAGGGCGGCCCCGTGGATGAAGCGGCCAAGCGCCTGGGTGCCAGCACATCGCAGGTAGCCCTGGCCTGGTTGCTGCGCCGCTCGCCGGTCATGATGCCGATTCCGGGCACGGGCTCCATAGCCCACCTCGAAGACAACCTGGGAGCGGCGAACATCTCCCTCGACGACGCCACCTTCGCGGAGCTCGACGCCGCCGGTGCCGCCGCAGCCGCGGACGCCAAGTAA
- a CDS encoding type 1 glutamine amidotransferase domain-containing protein gives MANILMVVSAADSLTMRDGSEHPTGYWAEELVESHRVLREAGHTVRIATPGGAKPTVDQVSLAPESAGSAEKAAAFTQYVAFIDAELSNPLVLADADLTEYDAVVMPGGHGPMSDLAFDKDLGRILTEADAAGKIIAPFCHGPAGLLSAETDNGDFVFAGRKVTVFTDEEELNGGTGENTPWFVEEVLRNKGAEVETGPAWTSYVVRDRNLISGQNPQSSEDVAKAVISALAE, from the coding sequence ATGGCTAACATTCTGATGGTCGTATCCGCCGCCGATTCCCTCACCATGCGGGACGGCAGCGAGCATCCCACCGGCTACTGGGCCGAGGAACTCGTCGAGTCCCACCGCGTCCTGCGCGAAGCCGGGCACACCGTCCGCATCGCCACCCCGGGCGGCGCCAAGCCCACCGTGGACCAGGTATCCCTGGCCCCCGAGTCCGCCGGCAGCGCCGAAAAGGCCGCAGCCTTCACCCAGTACGTTGCGTTTATCGACGCCGAGCTGTCCAACCCGCTGGTGCTCGCTGACGCGGACCTGACCGAGTACGACGCCGTGGTCATGCCGGGCGGGCACGGACCTATGAGTGACCTCGCCTTCGACAAGGACCTGGGCCGGATCCTCACCGAGGCCGACGCCGCCGGCAAGATCATTGCCCCGTTCTGCCACGGCCCGGCCGGCCTGCTCAGCGCCGAGACCGACAACGGCGACTTTGTCTTCGCCGGCCGCAAGGTCACCGTCTTCACCGACGAGGAAGAACTCAACGGCGGCACGGGGGAGAACACCCCCTGGTTCGTGGAGGAAGTCCTGCGGAACAAGGGCGCCGAAGTGGAGACCGGACCGGCCTGGACCAGTTACGTGGTCCGCGACCGCAACCTGATCTCCGGCCAGAATCCCCAGTCCAGCGAAGATGTGGCCAAGGCCGTCATCTCCGCTCTGGCCGAGTAA
- a CDS encoding ABC transporter substrate-binding protein has protein sequence MRTTPRALRLPLLAGAAALALALSACGGGSEGAAGEAPAADALEQAEGVTEVNFWHSMDGTNGETLDKLIAEFNAANEGKVEVKSVYQGDYDTTITKYKAAVQSNSTPSMVQIYDIGTQFMIDSGAVLPTQAFIDRDEYDVSDLQPNIAGYYTIDDELWSMPFNTSMPVLYYNKTLFEAAGLDPETAPATLDEVGDAANKLSKVNGGPAEFGFNAAIYGWLLEQEIAANGELYCGPDNGRSGERAGEYTFNNDTAVQFVDWWKELVDTGVAGNTGRVTADAQNAFKSGTIGITLESTGALGGMQKAADEQGFELGVGFYPKIEQNDSGPIIGGASLWVSDEGHSEAEKQASWEFMQFLAQPESQATWHTGTGYFPISKAALDEPKDVEWREQHPQFNVAVDQLEATELTSATQGCSAGTMPQAREAAENALEGALLGGDSKSELTDSVTELKVEVENYNNSVK, from the coding sequence ATGCGAACCACACCACGAGCACTTCGCCTTCCGCTGCTGGCAGGCGCCGCCGCTCTCGCCCTGGCACTGTCCGCCTGCGGCGGCGGAAGCGAGGGGGCGGCCGGCGAAGCGCCTGCCGCTGACGCCCTGGAACAGGCGGAAGGGGTAACCGAGGTCAATTTCTGGCACTCCATGGACGGCACCAACGGTGAAACCCTGGACAAGCTGATCGCAGAGTTCAACGCTGCCAACGAGGGCAAGGTTGAAGTCAAAAGCGTCTACCAAGGTGATTACGACACCACCATCACCAAGTACAAGGCTGCGGTGCAGTCCAACAGCACGCCCAGCATGGTGCAGATCTATGACATCGGCACCCAGTTCATGATTGATTCCGGCGCCGTACTGCCCACGCAGGCGTTTATTGACCGGGATGAATATGACGTCTCGGACCTGCAGCCCAATATTGCCGGCTACTACACCATCGATGACGAGCTGTGGTCCATGCCGTTCAACACCTCCATGCCGGTGCTCTACTACAACAAGACCCTCTTCGAAGCAGCAGGCCTGGACCCGGAGACGGCGCCGGCAACGCTGGATGAAGTCGGGGATGCAGCCAATAAGCTGTCCAAGGTCAACGGCGGCCCCGCCGAGTTCGGCTTCAACGCCGCCATTTACGGCTGGCTGCTGGAGCAGGAAATTGCTGCCAACGGCGAGCTTTACTGCGGCCCGGACAACGGCCGGTCAGGCGAGCGGGCCGGCGAATACACGTTCAACAATGACACCGCCGTCCAGTTTGTCGACTGGTGGAAGGAACTGGTGGATACCGGGGTAGCCGGCAACACCGGCCGGGTCACCGCAGACGCGCAGAATGCCTTCAAGAGCGGCACCATCGGCATCACGCTGGAATCCACAGGCGCCCTGGGCGGTATGCAGAAGGCAGCCGACGAACAGGGCTTTGAGCTCGGCGTGGGCTTCTACCCGAAGATCGAGCAGAACGATTCGGGCCCCATCATCGGCGGAGCGTCGCTCTGGGTCTCCGACGAGGGTCACTCGGAAGCGGAGAAGCAGGCTTCCTGGGAGTTCATGCAGTTCCTCGCGCAGCCGGAAAGCCAGGCAACCTGGCACACCGGCACCGGCTACTTCCCGATCTCCAAGGCTGCGCTGGACGAGCCGAAGGATGTGGAATGGCGCGAGCAGCACCCGCAGTTCAACGTGGCCGTGGACCAGCTGGAAGCCACCGAGCTGACGTCGGCCACCCAGGGCTGCTCTGCCGGCACCATGCCGCAGGCACGGGAGGCAGCAGAGAACGCCCTCGAAGGTGCACTGCTTGGCGGGGACAGCAAGTCCGAGCTCACGGATTCGGTGACCGAGCTGAAGGTTGAAGTGGAGAACTACAACAACTCGGTGAAGTAA
- a CDS encoding carbohydrate ABC transporter permease: MSAVSKPAGTTRKTAKTQLDRQTDRGSFKALWYLVPALVVFAAFLFYPLLRSVFLSFQGSDLFGRPSGFVGFDQYTRLFTDSGFWTVMWVTLAFTVMTVVPSIALALGLALLLHQKIKAVRFFRTAFALPFAYSVATASVIFGVMFNQATGVLNGMLGFFGLDRVGWLTDPAWALLSVSLATVWMQLGYNLLVLSAGLGAVSEDVVEAARLDGAHGWRMQRSIIMPLLTPQLFFLLVTGTIHALQSFGQIHILTKGGPQDSTTTLVYSIYEQAFANNNSNFGYASAQAVVLLIIVVAVSAIQFGVLERKVFYR; this comes from the coding sequence ATGAGCGCCGTCAGTAAACCGGCAGGCACCACCCGGAAAACAGCCAAAACGCAGCTGGACCGTCAAACGGATCGTGGCAGTTTCAAGGCTCTGTGGTACCTCGTGCCAGCCCTTGTGGTTTTCGCGGCATTTCTTTTCTATCCCCTTCTGCGCTCGGTGTTCCTGTCATTTCAGGGCAGCGACCTGTTCGGGCGCCCCTCGGGATTTGTCGGGTTCGACCAGTACACACGCCTGTTCACGGATTCGGGTTTCTGGACGGTTATGTGGGTAACCCTGGCCTTCACCGTCATGACGGTGGTTCCCTCCATCGCCCTGGCGCTGGGCCTGGCCCTGCTGCTGCATCAAAAGATCAAGGCGGTGCGGTTTTTCCGTACGGCCTTCGCACTTCCCTTCGCCTATTCCGTGGCCACCGCCTCGGTGATTTTCGGGGTGATGTTCAACCAGGCCACCGGCGTACTCAACGGCATGTTGGGCTTCTTCGGGCTGGACCGCGTCGGCTGGCTGACGGACCCGGCCTGGGCGCTGCTCTCGGTCTCGCTGGCCACGGTCTGGATGCAGCTTGGCTACAACCTGCTCGTCCTGTCCGCCGGCCTCGGAGCGGTTTCCGAGGACGTGGTGGAAGCGGCCCGGCTGGACGGAGCCCACGGCTGGCGGATGCAGCGCTCCATCATCATGCCGCTGCTCACGCCACAGCTGTTCTTCCTGCTGGTGACCGGCACCATCCACGCCCTGCAAAGCTTCGGACAGATCCACATCCTTACAAAGGGAGGCCCGCAGGACAGCACCACCACGCTTGTTTACTCCATTTACGAGCAGGCCTTCGCCAATAACAACTCAAACTTCGGCTATGCCTCCGCCCAGGCCGTAGTCCTGCTGATCATTGTGGTGGCGGTATCCGCCATCCAATTCGGCGTCCTGGAACGAAAGGTGTTCTACCGATGA
- a CDS encoding SDR family oxidoreductase has product MRVLIAGCGDLGTEAGLRFAAAGFSVLGWRRSPENLPAPITGQAADLTGRTGELPRIPAGTDVVVIAVAAGERSEAAYRAAYVDGTANVLDALERDGVRPRRILFVSSTAVYGDADGGEVDEHTPPDPASVTGEVILEAERLLHDRRPDAVVLRLAGIYGPGRTRLIDTVSAGTAVVPAGTRLTNRIHRDDAAAAIVHLSTQVSHPDPLYVGVDEEPVELADVLQFLAAELRTELPAPSDSGSSRGGNRRISNRRLLGTGFEFAYPTFREGYRAVLAGTGVRHP; this is encoded by the coding sequence GTGAGAGTCCTGATCGCCGGATGTGGCGATCTGGGTACGGAAGCAGGCCTGCGGTTCGCCGCAGCCGGCTTTTCCGTGCTCGGCTGGCGGCGCTCCCCGGAAAACCTCCCCGCTCCCATTACCGGCCAGGCCGCGGACCTGACCGGCAGGACGGGCGAACTGCCCCGGATTCCCGCGGGCACCGACGTAGTGGTGATTGCCGTGGCCGCCGGCGAACGCAGCGAAGCGGCCTACCGGGCCGCCTATGTGGACGGGACCGCCAACGTGCTGGACGCCCTGGAGCGCGACGGCGTCCGGCCCCGGCGCATCCTGTTTGTCTCCTCCACCGCGGTCTACGGCGACGCCGACGGCGGCGAGGTGGATGAGCACACCCCGCCGGATCCTGCCTCGGTGACCGGTGAAGTGATCCTGGAAGCCGAGCGGCTCCTCCACGACCGCCGCCCCGATGCCGTGGTGCTGCGCCTGGCCGGCATCTACGGACCCGGACGCACCCGCCTGATCGATACCGTGTCCGCAGGCACCGCCGTCGTCCCCGCTGGGACCCGGCTGACCAACCGTATTCACCGGGATGATGCAGCCGCCGCCATAGTGCATCTGAGCACACAGGTTTCACATCCGGACCCGCTCTATGTTGGAGTAGATGAGGAGCCGGTGGAACTGGCCGATGTACTGCAGTTCCTGGCCGCCGAACTCCGTACGGAGCTTCCCGCCCCGTCCGACTCCGGAAGCAGCCGCGGCGGCAACCGCCGGATCAGCAACCGGAGACTGCTCGGCACCGGATTCGAGTTCGCCTACCCCACGTTCCGCGAAGGGTACCGGGCCGTCCTGGCCGGCACCGGAGTCCGGCATCCATAG
- a CDS encoding multidrug effflux MFS transporter yields the protein MSETPPETVPPGSTSSGADASARPARTGGRTSIKYILMLGALAALPAVTTDMYLPALPQVAEDLHTSAAAAQFTLSGTLLGAAVGQLVIGPFSDRFGRRLPLIIGIALHVLVSLACFLAPNIGALIVLRLLQGFFNAAAGVVALAVVRDRFTGSTAAAMLSRLMLIIGLAPLLAPSIGQAVSGLWNWRAVFLALALIGVVLGAIVLRWMPETLPPERRRTKAGASTFSGFRVLFRDRRFLALAVIPGLGMAVIMSYVVGSPFVFQDEYGLSPAQYALVFAINGVGMVISAQLNAWLVGRYSPMGILRVAVIVLLGLAVLLPVILVTGLGGVAGLTAGLWLVLAMHGFIAANSSVLALADYGHMAGSAAAMIGALQVGLAGLISPLVGLLGGGAMAMVSVIIGCAALIVLILATATTAYRGDASNRPGRRRLRQGTKPGAV from the coding sequence GTGAGCGAAACACCGCCCGAAACCGTACCGCCCGGCTCCACTTCATCTGGAGCCGACGCCTCCGCCCGGCCCGCACGCACGGGCGGCCGCACCAGCATCAAGTACATCCTGATGCTCGGCGCCCTGGCCGCGCTGCCGGCAGTCACCACGGACATGTACCTGCCGGCACTGCCCCAGGTGGCGGAGGACCTGCATACCAGTGCCGCCGCAGCGCAGTTCACCCTGTCCGGGACGCTGCTCGGGGCCGCAGTGGGACAGCTGGTGATCGGACCGTTCTCGGACCGGTTCGGCCGCAGGCTGCCGCTGATCATCGGCATCGCCCTGCACGTTCTTGTTTCCCTGGCCTGTTTCCTGGCCCCGAACATCGGCGCCCTGATTGTCCTCCGGCTGCTGCAGGGCTTCTTTAACGCCGCCGCCGGCGTGGTGGCGCTGGCCGTGGTCCGCGACCGGTTCACCGGTTCCACCGCCGCGGCCATGCTGTCGCGGCTGATGCTGATAATCGGGCTAGCCCCGCTGCTGGCACCGTCCATCGGCCAGGCGGTGTCCGGCCTGTGGAACTGGCGGGCGGTGTTCCTCGCGCTGGCATTGATCGGCGTCGTCCTCGGGGCGATTGTGCTCCGGTGGATGCCCGAGACCCTGCCGCCGGAACGGCGCAGGACCAAGGCAGGAGCCAGCACGTTCAGCGGCTTCCGGGTCCTGTTCCGGGACCGCAGGTTCCTCGCACTGGCCGTCATTCCCGGCCTGGGCATGGCGGTGATCATGAGTTACGTGGTGGGATCGCCCTTTGTTTTCCAGGACGAGTACGGGCTCAGCCCCGCGCAGTACGCGCTGGTGTTCGCCATCAACGGCGTCGGCATGGTGATCTCCGCCCAGCTCAACGCCTGGCTGGTGGGCAGGTACTCCCCCATGGGCATTCTGCGGGTTGCCGTGATTGTGCTGCTGGGCCTGGCGGTGCTGCTGCCGGTCATTCTGGTGACCGGCCTTGGCGGCGTGGCGGGCCTGACCGCCGGCCTGTGGCTGGTACTGGCCATGCACGGCTTTATTGCCGCGAACTCCTCGGTGCTGGCCCTGGCCGACTACGGCCACATGGCCGGCAGTGCCGCCGCCATGATCGGTGCCCTGCAGGTGGGGCTGGCCGGACTCATCAGCCCGCTGGTAGGCCTTTTGGGCGGCGGCGCGATGGCGATGGTCTCAGTGATTATCGGCTGCGCGGCACTGATCGTCCTGATCCTGGCCACGGCGACGACGGCGTACCGCGGCGACGCCTCCAACCGGCCCGGACGGCGCCGGCTGCGGCAGGGAACGAAGCCCGGAGCCGTCTGA
- a CDS encoding DUF3817 domain-containing protein: MTPRKLFRALAFAEAVTWTLLIAALVFKYGFDNESFTPIAGGLHGFVFLAYGVVTLFVWANQKWPVRTGILGLVTTVIPWATIPFEKSVDRRGLLDGGWRMAPGGEKPTNTVDKVAALVLRRPIAAGAVALVAVAVVFSVLLILGPPIPKG, encoded by the coding sequence ATGACCCCCCGCAAACTCTTCCGCGCACTGGCCTTCGCGGAGGCGGTGACCTGGACCCTGCTGATCGCAGCCCTGGTATTCAAGTACGGCTTCGACAATGAGAGCTTTACGCCCATTGCCGGCGGCCTGCACGGTTTTGTCTTCCTGGCCTACGGTGTGGTCACCCTGTTTGTCTGGGCGAACCAGAAGTGGCCGGTACGCACCGGCATCCTGGGCCTGGTCACCACCGTGATCCCGTGGGCGACCATTCCGTTCGAAAAGTCGGTGGACCGCCGCGGACTGCTGGACGGCGGCTGGCGCATGGCGCCGGGCGGCGAAAAGCCAACCAACACCGTCGACAAGGTTGCCGCCCTGGTGCTGCGCCGTCCGATAGCCGCCGGCGCCGTGGCGCTGGTGGCCGTGGCCGTGGTCTTCAGCGTCCTGCTGATCCTGGGTCCGCCCATCCCGAAGGGCTAG
- a CDS encoding carbohydrate ABC transporter permease yields the protein MSSTAVPAAEKPRAAAPARREQRAAAPRARQRRPLTLGRVLTYLALSLGAVIVLFPVYFGFVGAFMGPADINAYPASLWPFNGFRAENFAGALNTIPLGRQYVNSVVMAGLITLGQLVTSLLAAYALVFLKVRWRFFWFALFMCSMMVPSEAIIIPNYLTMSNAGLINTVPALVLPFLAHGFGIFLLRQAFMSFPVELWEASRIDGAGHMRFLRSVLVPLSKPTLAALGIWSFLSAWNMYFWPLLVTQTPEMQTIQIGITQLRSADNFNAGLVLAGTVLAIIPTLILVIFGQRFIVRGLTAGSIK from the coding sequence ATGAGCAGCACTGCAGTCCCGGCCGCCGAGAAACCCCGCGCCGCCGCACCCGCACGGCGCGAGCAACGCGCTGCTGCACCGAGGGCACGGCAGCGGCGTCCGCTGACCCTGGGACGGGTGCTGACCTACCTGGCGCTTTCGCTTGGTGCGGTTATTGTTCTCTTCCCGGTTTACTTTGGCTTTGTCGGCGCGTTTATGGGGCCGGCGGACATCAACGCCTACCCGGCGTCGCTCTGGCCCTTTAACGGTTTCCGGGCCGAGAACTTTGCCGGTGCGCTGAACACCATTCCGCTGGGCCGGCAGTACGTGAACTCGGTGGTGATGGCAGGACTGATCACTCTGGGCCAGCTGGTCACCTCCCTGCTCGCCGCCTACGCCCTGGTGTTCCTGAAAGTACGCTGGCGGTTCTTCTGGTTTGCCCTGTTTATGTGCAGCATGATGGTGCCGTCCGAGGCCATCATCATTCCGAACTACCTGACCATGTCCAATGCCGGACTGATCAATACGGTTCCTGCCCTGGTGCTGCCGTTCCTGGCCCACGGATTCGGCATCTTCCTGCTGCGGCAGGCTTTTATGTCCTTTCCGGTGGAACTCTGGGAAGCCTCCCGGATTGACGGCGCCGGCCACATGCGCTTCCTGCGTTCCGTACTGGTGCCGCTTTCCAAGCCCACATTGGCTGCCCTGGGAATCTGGTCCTTCCTCTCTGCCTGGAACATGTACTTCTGGCCGCTGCTGGTCACCCAGACTCCGGAAATGCAGACCATCCAGATCGGCATCACCCAGCTGCGGTCCGCGGACAACTTCAACGCGGGGCTGGTGCTGGCAGGAACGGTCCTGGCCATCATTCCCACCCTCATCCTGGTCATCTTCGGACAGCGCTTTATTGTCCGCGGCCTCACTGCCGGCTCGATCAAGTAA
- a CDS encoding VOC family protein → MDWRIELVPVPVSDVDASKNFYVDQVGFTADFDERVDESLRFVQLTPPGSACSVVIGPGTTDMVPGTQRIQVVVPSAAEARQHLVDHGVAASEITPLDWGTFVYFSDLDGNQWSLQELPAIPPTLPSES, encoded by the coding sequence ATGGACTGGAGAATCGAACTTGTACCGGTGCCGGTGTCCGACGTCGACGCCTCCAAAAACTTCTACGTGGACCAGGTGGGCTTCACCGCCGATTTTGACGAACGGGTGGATGAGAGCCTGCGGTTTGTGCAGCTGACTCCGCCGGGATCAGCCTGCTCGGTGGTGATTGGCCCGGGCACCACGGACATGGTGCCGGGGACCCAGCGGATCCAGGTGGTGGTGCCCAGTGCGGCCGAGGCGCGGCAGCACCTGGTGGATCACGGGGTGGCCGCCAGCGAGATTACCCCGCTGGATTGGGGAACCTTCGTGTATTTCAGTGACCTGGACGGCAACCAGTGGTCGCTGCAGGAGCTCCCCGCGATTCCGCCCACGCTGCCGTCGGAGTCCTAG
- a CDS encoding LutB/LldF family L-lactate oxidation iron-sulfur protein: MSSTYLGMPGRPVFGDGNLHATEAFPTAARRELGNAQLRANLGHATHTIRDKRLRVVAELPDWEELRDAGSAIKESVMARLPELLEEFEANFTARGGKIHWARDAAEANKTVRDLIRDAGADEVVKVKSMATQEIGLNEYLEEQGIAAFETDLAELIVQLDHDKPSHILVPAIHKNRTQIRDIFLREMPDVDPGLTNNPARLAEAARVHLRRKFLSAKVAVSGANFAIAKSGTLAVVESEGNGRMCLTLPETLITVMGVEKLLPSWQDLEVFMQLLPRSSTGERMNPYTSLWTGVTEGDGPQNVHLVLLDNGRSAALADEMGRSALHCIRCSACMNVCPVYERTGGHAYGSTYPGPIGAILSPLLTGITSEENASLPYASSLCGACYDACPVKINIPEILVHLRAEDVDSRRGTRKTPGQMDVAMKAASWAMGAGRRMALAEKALPLGKLAAGPDRKIKKLPGIAAGWTQSRDIPAPPAQSFRDWWGKERGKSAPGENAPTITRQKEKE; this comes from the coding sequence ATGAGCTCCACCTATCTGGGTATGCCGGGACGGCCGGTTTTCGGAGACGGCAACCTGCACGCCACGGAAGCGTTTCCCACGGCGGCCCGGCGGGAACTGGGCAACGCCCAGCTGCGCGCGAACCTCGGCCATGCCACCCACACCATCCGGGACAAGCGGCTGCGGGTGGTGGCGGAACTACCGGACTGGGAGGAGCTGCGGGACGCCGGAAGCGCAATCAAGGAATCCGTTATGGCGCGGCTGCCCGAACTGCTGGAGGAGTTCGAGGCGAACTTCACCGCCCGGGGCGGGAAAATCCACTGGGCGCGGGATGCCGCTGAAGCGAACAAAACCGTGCGGGACCTGATCCGCGACGCCGGTGCGGACGAAGTGGTCAAGGTCAAGTCCATGGCAACGCAGGAAATCGGCCTGAACGAATACCTCGAAGAGCAGGGCATCGCCGCGTTCGAAACCGACCTGGCGGAACTGATTGTCCAGCTGGACCATGACAAGCCCAGCCACATCCTGGTCCCCGCCATCCACAAAAACCGCACCCAGATCCGGGACATCTTCCTGCGGGAAATGCCGGACGTGGATCCCGGCCTCACCAACAACCCGGCCCGGCTGGCCGAAGCGGCCCGCGTGCATCTGCGCCGGAAATTCCTGTCCGCCAAAGTTGCCGTTTCGGGCGCCAACTTCGCCATTGCCAAGTCCGGAACCCTCGCCGTCGTCGAATCCGAAGGCAACGGCAGGATGTGCCTGACCCTGCCCGAGACCCTGATCACCGTGATGGGCGTGGAGAAGCTGCTGCCCTCCTGGCAGGACCTGGAAGTTTTTATGCAGCTGCTGCCGCGTTCCTCCACGGGGGAGCGGATGAACCCGTACACCTCGCTGTGGACCGGGGTGACGGAAGGTGACGGACCGCAGAACGTGCACCTGGTGCTGCTGGATAACGGACGCAGTGCAGCCCTGGCCGATGAAATGGGACGGTCCGCCCTGCACTGCATCCGCTGCAGTGCGTGCATGAACGTCTGTCCTGTCTACGAGCGCACTGGCGGGCATGCTTATGGCTCCACCTATCCCGGTCCCATCGGGGCCATCCTCTCGCCGCTGCTCACCGGGATTACCTCCGAGGAGAACGCCTCGCTGCCCTACGCCTCCTCGCTGTGCGGCGCCTGCTACGACGCCTGCCCGGTGAAGATCAACATCCCCGAAATCCTGGTGCACCTGCGGGCCGAGGACGTGGACAGCAGACGCGGAACCAGGAAAACCCCCGGGCAGATGGACGTAGCCATGAAAGCGGCGTCCTGGGCCATGGGCGCGGGCCGGCGTATGGCCCTGGCGGAGAAAGCCCTTCCGCTGGGGAAGCTGGCGGCCGGTCCGGACAGGAAAATCAAAAAGCTTCCCGGCATTGCTGCCGGATGGACGCAAAGCAGGGATATCCCCGCACCGCCCGCACAGTCCTTCAGGGACTGGTGGGGGAAGGAACGCGGGAAGTCCGCCCCAGGGGAGAATGCCCCCACCATCACCAGGCAAAAGGAAAAGGAATGA